In Mustela erminea isolate mMusErm1 chromosome 15, mMusErm1.Pri, whole genome shotgun sequence, the following proteins share a genomic window:
- the LOC116574210 gene encoding LOW QUALITY PROTEIN: MICOS complex subunit MIC27-like (The sequence of the model RefSeq protein was modified relative to this genomic sequence to represent the inferred CDS: inserted 1 base in 1 codon; deleted 1 base in 1 codon), with translation MVAVRMGKLATIPIGLICASITVLAAKEEKYKKQLVKPEQLPIYTAPPLQSKYVEEQPGHLEMGFASIRSTTGRYIGWCKGVYVFVKNRIMVTVQFGKDAYIYLKNPPQDFLPKLGVXTVSGLAGLVSARKGSRFKKIAYPLGLATLGATVCYPVQSVIIAKVTGKKAYTISQQIYEAVKSLWTKSNKEESLPKPKGKSKLGNSAALEIPAKTTDSLKYSVSLPVELSSETKTKSESTSGATQFMPDPKLMDHGQSHPEDVDMYSTRS, from the exons ATGGTGGCCGTTAGGATGGGAAAGCTGGCAACCATACCTATAGGTCTGATATGTGCATCTATAACTGTGCTTgcagctaaagaagaaaaatacaaaaaacagcTAGTAAAACCAGAGCAGCTTCCCATATATACTGCACCACCTCTGCAGTCTAAATATGTTGAAGAGCAGCCTGGTCATTTAGAAATGGGCTTTGCATCCATCCGCAGTACAACTGGTCGTTATATTGGCTGGTGCAAGGGTGTTTATGTGTTTGTGAAAAATAGGATAATGGTTACAGTACAATTTGGAAAAGATGCATATATCTACCTGAAGAATCCACCTCAAGATTTTCTTCCAAAACTTGGAG TTACAGTTTCAGGATTGGCAGGCTTGGTTTCAGCAAGAAAAGGTTCTAGGTTTAAGAAAATTGCATATCCACTGGGACTGGCCACCTTAGGAGCAACTGTTTGCTACCCAGTTCAGTCAGTAATAATTGCAAAGGTAACTGGGAAAAAGGCATATACTATAAGCCAGCAAATTTATGAAGCAGTTAAATCATTGTGGACG AAAAGCAACAAAGAAGAATCACTTCCTAAACCTAAAGGAAAATCGAAGCTAGGAAATTCTGCTGCCCTAGAAATACCTGCAAAAACAACTGACAGCCTGAAATATTCAGTGTCCTTGCCAGTTGAACTCAGCtctgaaacaaagacaaaatcagaaTCCACCTCAGGTGCCACACAGTTTATGCCTGACCCCAAGCTCATGGATCACGGACAGTCCCATCCAGAAGATGTAGATATGTACAGCACTAGAAGCTGA